Proteins encoded together in one Poecile atricapillus isolate bPoeAtr1 chromosome 15, bPoeAtr1.hap1, whole genome shotgun sequence window:
- the BHLHE23 gene encoding class E basic helix-loop-helix protein 23: protein MAELKSLGSEAYLALAPGYGPSAFAYGAVRGGAEGPRGPYAGSGGADFHAGAMGKSAESSGEQSGDEEDGFEAGVKGGSGFEREGKLKGGALGKKPKEQRSLRLSINARERRRMHDLNDALDGLRSVIPYAHSPSVRKLSKIATLLLAKNYILMQAQALEEMRRLVAYLNQGQALSAPLPATLNPFGQSPVYPFGGAAVPGCPEKCTAFTGAASALCKHCNDKP, encoded by the coding sequence ATGGCTGAGCTCAAGTCGCTGGGCAGCGAGGCGTACCTGGCGCTGGCCCCGGGCTACGGGCCCTCGGCTTTCGCCTACGGAGCCGTGCGAGGGGGCGCCGAGGGCCCGCGGGGCCCCTacgcggggagcggcggggcggACTTCCACGCCGGGGCAATGGGCAAGTCGGCGGAGAGCAGCGGCGAGCAGAGCGGAGACGAGGAGGACGGCTTCGAGGCGGGCGTGAAGGGCGGCTCGGGCTTCGAGCGAGAGGGGAAGCTGAAGGGGGGAGCCCTGGGCAAGAAACCCAAGGAGCAGCGCTCGCTGCGCCTCAGCATCAACGCGAGGGAGCGGCGGCGGATGCACGACCTGAACGACGCGCTGGACGGGCTGCGCTCCGTCATCCCCTACGCCCACAGCCCCTCGGTGCGGAAACTCTCCAAAATCGCCACGCTGCTCCTGGCCAAGAACTACATCCTCATGCAGGCGCAGGCCCTGGAGGAGATGCGGCGGCTGGTGGCCTACCTGAACCAGGGCCAGGCGCTGAGCGCCCCGCTGCCCGCCACCCTCAACCCCTTCGGACAGTCGCCCGTGTACCCCTTCGGCGGCGCGGCCGTGCCCGGCTGCCCCGAGAAATGCACTGCCTTCACAGGAGCCGCCTCCGCCCTCTGCAAACACTGTAACGACAAGCCTTGA